The following proteins are co-located in the Candidatus Competibacteraceae bacterium genome:
- the ggt gene encoding gamma-glutamyltransferase, whose translation MHLSSSVFRVSALLLGLCCLPPAAAVAEPAIFSPRDRIHPVFAPNGMVVSQEARASGIGLDILKKGGSAVDAAVAIGFALAVTLPRAGNLGGGGFMLTYNAQTRQAEAIDFRETAPAAAGRDLYLNEQGNVDEARIRFSHQAAGVPGTVAGLALAHERHGRLPWRQLIEPAAQLAEQGFPVNAELARSLREAQERMAPWPASMSIFFKTDGSAYQPGETLKQPDLAASLKLIAEQGAKAFYEGEIAQKLVADMKTHQGLISLDDLKSYRALVRAPVRGSYRGYEIVSMPPPSSGGVHLIQILNILETWPLGELGHNSAATIHRMAEAMKLAYADRGEYLGDPDFAKVPVAGLTAKAYAKELAARIEPNRAKPATEIKPGQPQRHESDQTTHYSVVDRDGNAVAVTYTLNFGYGSGIVAAGTGILLNNEMDDFAAKPGVPNAYGLIGGDANAVGPGKRPLSSMTPTLVFQDSRPVLITGSPGGGRIITTVLQILLNVIDHGMNIAEATVAARVHHQWLPDELRVEEGLSPDTVRLLEGWGHKVVVKDAMGDTQSIVRAPEGLYGFSDTRRAGGSAAGY comes from the coding sequence ATGCACCTCTCATCCTCCGTTTTCCGCGTGTCCGCTCTGCTGCTGGGATTATGTTGCCTGCCACCCGCCGCGGCCGTGGCCGAACCCGCAATCTTCTCCCCTCGCGACCGCATCCATCCGGTCTTCGCCCCGAATGGCATGGTGGTCAGCCAGGAAGCGCGGGCCAGCGGAATTGGATTGGACATCCTCAAAAAAGGGGGCAGCGCGGTTGACGCGGCGGTGGCGATCGGCTTCGCGCTGGCGGTCACCCTGCCGCGGGCCGGCAATCTGGGCGGCGGTGGCTTCATGCTGACCTACAATGCGCAAACCCGGCAGGCCGAAGCCATCGATTTCCGGGAAACCGCGCCGGCCGCCGCCGGTCGGGATTTGTACCTGAACGAGCAGGGCAACGTGGACGAAGCGCGCATTCGCTTCAGTCATCAGGCCGCCGGCGTGCCAGGCACGGTGGCCGGACTGGCGCTGGCCCATGAACGCCACGGTCGCCTGCCGTGGCGACAACTGATCGAACCGGCCGCGCAACTGGCCGAACAGGGTTTTCCGGTCAATGCGGAACTGGCGCGGTCGCTGCGGGAAGCCCAGGAGCGGATGGCGCCCTGGCCGGCCAGCATGAGCATCTTTTTCAAGACCGACGGTTCCGCCTACCAGCCCGGTGAAACCCTGAAGCAACCGGATCTGGCCGCCTCGCTCAAGCTGATCGCCGAACAGGGCGCCAAGGCGTTCTACGAAGGGGAAATCGCCCAAAAACTGGTCGCCGACATGAAAACCCACCAGGGCTTGATCAGCCTGGACGACCTCAAGAGCTACCGGGCCTTGGTCCGTGCCCCGGTGCGGGGCAGCTATCGGGGTTACGAGATTGTGTCCATGCCGCCACCCAGTTCCGGCGGCGTGCATCTCATCCAGATCCTCAATATCCTGGAAACCTGGCCGCTGGGCGAACTGGGTCACAACAGCGCCGCCACCATCCACCGCATGGCCGAAGCCATGAAACTCGCCTACGCCGACCGCGGCGAATATCTGGGCGATCCGGATTTCGCCAAGGTACCGGTCGCCGGCCTGACCGCGAAAGCCTACGCCAAGGAGTTGGCGGCGCGCATCGAGCCGAATCGAGCCAAACCGGCGACGGAGATCAAACCCGGTCAGCCGCAACGCCACGAAAGCGATCAGACCACGCACTACTCGGTGGTGGATCGGGACGGCAACGCCGTCGCCGTGACCTACACCCTGAATTTCGGCTACGGCTCCGGCATCGTCGCCGCCGGCACCGGCATCCTGCTCAACAACGAGATGGACGATTTCGCCGCCAAGCCGGGCGTGCCGAATGCCTACGGCTTGATCGGCGGCGACGCCAACGCGGTCGGTCCCGGCAAGCGCCCGCTCAGTTCGATGACTCCGACCCTGGTGTTTCAGGACAGCCGACCGGTGTTGATCACTGGTAGCCCCGGCGGCGGCCGCATCATCACCACCGTGCTGCAAATCCTGCTCAACGTCATCGACCACGGCATGAACATCGCCGAAGCCACGGTCGCCGCGCGCGTGCATCACCAGTGGCTACCCGACGAACTGCGGGTCGAGGAAGGACTCAGCCCGGACACCGTGCGCTTGCTGGAAGGATGGGGACACAAGGTCGTGGTCAAGGATGCGATGGGCGACACCCAGAGCATCGTCCGCGCGCCGGAAGGGCTGTACGGCTTTTCCGACACCCGCCGGGCCGGCGGATCGGCGGCGGGGTATTGA
- a CDS encoding response regulator: protein MNIKKALVVDDSKVAHLTLRKLLLERGIEVDWVGSGEDCIKYLETKKPDIIFMDVMMPGMDGFETTRAIAGQRQDASPIVMCSANATDEDKRDAKESGAVGFLSKPYTPDQLDTVMQTVSEGTAAISVEETVASTTAVPTPSVVEKAPAVLPELAAPPEKAAPAAEAPIRVPAGMSETASEVEQIAERVAWAAAEKVARDIIQELVPNLTREIAVQTARGVAEDLGRRAAHAAVRASQEAAKQVATEIARGTAERTARTTAQESARAVAEQAAREISEGVSQRNVAHGLEINREGLLKEIEARVDRHSKETLTLAIDSQEFKQQIIQMVRGGIQPVIETIARESSERAVRQATANLSTETGGSSGNRGTVAMVISIIALLGAATALIGSILKLF from the coding sequence ATGAACATCAAAAAGGCGCTGGTGGTGGATGACTCCAAAGTCGCCCACTTAACCTTACGCAAGCTGTTACTTGAGCGCGGCATCGAGGTCGACTGGGTCGGATCGGGCGAAGATTGTATCAAGTACCTGGAAACCAAGAAGCCGGACATCATTTTCATGGATGTCATGATGCCCGGCATGGACGGCTTCGAAACCACCCGCGCCATCGCCGGGCAGCGTCAGGATGCTTCCCCCATCGTCATGTGCTCCGCCAACGCCACCGACGAGGACAAGCGGGACGCCAAGGAAAGCGGCGCGGTCGGGTTTCTCTCCAAACCTTACACCCCGGACCAACTGGATACGGTCATGCAAACGGTCAGCGAGGGTACCGCGGCCATTTCCGTGGAAGAAACCGTCGCGTCCACGACGGCCGTCCCCACGCCCAGCGTGGTCGAAAAAGCGCCGGCGGTGCTTCCCGAGTTGGCCGCGCCCCCCGAAAAAGCGGCTCCCGCCGCCGAGGCGCCGATCCGCGTCCCCGCTGGAATGTCCGAGACTGCCTCGGAAGTCGAACAAATCGCCGAACGCGTGGCCTGGGCGGCCGCGGAGAAGGTGGCCCGAGACATCATCCAGGAACTGGTACCCAACCTGACCCGCGAGATCGCGGTGCAGACCGCGCGTGGCGTCGCCGAGGATCTGGGTCGACGGGCGGCGCATGCGGCGGTGCGCGCCTCGCAGGAGGCCGCCAAACAGGTCGCCACCGAAATCGCCCGCGGTACCGCCGAACGCACGGCGCGCACCACCGCGCAGGAAAGCGCCCGAGCCGTGGCTGAACAGGCCGCCCGCGAAATCAGCGAGGGTGTTTCGCAGCGCAACGTCGCCCACGGTCTGGAGATCAACCGGGAAGGACTGCTCAAGGAAATCGAGGCCCGGGTCGACCGACACAGCAAGGAAACGTTGACCTTGGCCATAGACAGCCAGGAATTCAAACAGCAGATCATTCAGATGGTTCGCGGCGGCATTCAGCCGGTCATCGAAACCATCGCCCGGGAAAGCTCGGAACGCGCGGTCCGGCAAGCCACCGCCAACCTGAGTACCGAAACGGGCGGATCATCGGGAAACCGCGGCACCGTGGCCATGGTGATCAGCATCATCGCCCTGCTAGGAGCGGCCACCGCCCTGATCGGCTCCATACTCAAGCTATTCTGA
- the secF gene encoding protein translocase subunit SecF: MAPMWRLNLYNTNIDFLRWRKLAMGWSVAVLLIALGSLLIRGMNLGLDFTGGTVIEVQYPESVEIPMVRATLAKAGFGDAQTQHFGTSKDVLIRIPPHDQRNAATLSNEVLRALQDAEGGAGATLARAEYVGPQVGQELVEQGGLAALGALLGILVYVMFRFEWRLAVGTIAATVHDVIFTVGWFSLLHLEFDLTVLAAVLAVIGYSVNDTVVVLDRIRENFRKRRKGSVLEIMNRSINETLARTIMTSLATLLSVIVLYFLGGTVMHGFSIAMIVGILVGTYSSIYIASATALYLGINREDLLPRAKDTADERP; this comes from the coding sequence ATGGCTCCTATGTGGCGTTTGAACCTTTACAACACCAATATCGACTTTCTGCGTTGGCGCAAACTGGCGATGGGCTGGTCCGTCGCCGTGCTGCTGATCGCGCTCGGCTCGTTGCTGATCCGGGGCATGAACCTGGGACTGGATTTCACCGGCGGCACGGTGATCGAAGTGCAATACCCGGAATCGGTGGAAATCCCCATGGTGCGCGCAACCCTGGCCAAGGCCGGTTTCGGCGACGCCCAGACTCAGCACTTTGGCACGTCCAAGGATGTGCTGATCCGCATCCCGCCGCACGACCAGCGTAACGCCGCCACCCTGAGCAACGAGGTGCTGCGCGCCTTGCAGGATGCCGAGGGCGGCGCGGGCGCCACGCTGGCGCGGGCCGAGTATGTCGGGCCACAGGTGGGTCAGGAACTGGTCGAACAGGGCGGGCTGGCGGCGCTGGGCGCGCTGCTGGGCATTCTGGTCTACGTCATGTTCCGCTTCGAATGGCGGTTGGCGGTCGGCACCATCGCCGCCACCGTCCACGATGTGATCTTCACCGTGGGTTGGTTTTCGCTGCTCCATCTCGAATTCGATCTGACGGTGCTGGCGGCGGTGCTGGCGGTGATCGGCTATTCAGTCAACGACACCGTGGTAGTGCTGGACCGAATCCGCGAAAACTTCCGCAAGCGGCGCAAGGGATCGGTGCTGGAGATCATGAACCGTTCGATCAACGAGACGCTCGCGCGCACCATCATGACCAGTCTGGCCACTTTGCTGTCGGTCATCGTCCTGTACTTCCTCGGCGGCACGGTGATGCATGGTTTCTCGATCGCCATGATCGTCGGCATCCTGGTCGGCACTTACTCGTCCATTTACATCGCCAGCGCCACCGCGCTATATCTAGGTATCAACCGCGAGGATTTGTTGCCGAGAGCGAAAGACACCGCGGATGAACGCCCCTGA
- the secD gene encoding protein translocase subunit SecD, whose product MATPYTLNQYPWWKYLLIGLVILWGLIFALPNLFGEDPAVQISGARANTAIDPAFQDRVAALLDAEKLPHKRLELEADRLLVRFADPEEQLKAADLLKDRLGRDYIVALNLASSEPGFLRALGLSPMYLGLDLRGGVHFLMQVDMDATIKQVEDSYVEDIRAQLRAEKVLYASVGRATNGGGIRIEFKDGAERDKAAQVLHKQLPSLQQSEPDSLSLRLTLGEPEIREKRAFALQQNITTLRNRVNELGVAEPIIQQQGNDRIVVQLPGVQDTARAKEILGATATLEFRLADEENDWAQAAATGRIPLNSRLYKDREGRPVLLQKRVMLTGDSIVDAASGLDQQSGGAAVFVTLDGKGAKRFEDATKDNIGKRMGVVFIENKTETKQVNGELKKTAYTVEEVINIATIRDRLGRRFQITGLDSTREARDLALLLRAGALASPIEIIEERTVGPSAGKENIEQGFRAAMVSLLVIAAFMIGRYRWFGAIATAALAANVVLIVAVLSMLQATLTLPGIAGIVLTMGMAVDANVLIYERIREELRNGNSPQAAIHAGFDRAFDTILDSNLTTLIAAIMLFGFGTGPIKGFAVTLSIGILTSMFTAVTGSRALVNFIYGGRKLQKLAV is encoded by the coding sequence ATGGCCACGCCTTACACCCTGAATCAATACCCCTGGTGGAAATACCTGCTGATCGGCCTGGTGATCCTGTGGGGCCTGATTTTTGCGCTGCCCAATCTGTTCGGTGAGGATCCGGCGGTGCAAATCTCCGGTGCCCGGGCCAACACCGCCATCGATCCGGCGTTCCAGGATCGGGTCGCCGCTTTGCTCGACGCCGAAAAGCTGCCCCACAAGCGGCTGGAATTGGAGGCTGATCGCCTGCTGGTCCGCTTCGCCGACCCGGAAGAACAGCTCAAGGCCGCCGACCTCCTCAAGGATCGATTGGGCCGCGACTACATCGTCGCCCTCAACCTGGCTTCGTCGGAACCGGGATTTCTGCGGGCGCTGGGCTTGAGCCCGATGTATCTCGGCCTGGATCTGCGCGGCGGCGTGCATTTCCTGATGCAGGTGGACATGGACGCCACCATCAAACAGGTCGAGGACAGCTACGTCGAGGACATCCGCGCCCAACTGCGCGCCGAGAAGGTGTTGTACGCCTCCGTCGGCCGCGCAACGAACGGCGGCGGCATCCGCATTGAGTTCAAGGATGGCGCCGAACGCGACAAGGCCGCCCAGGTGCTGCATAAGCAACTACCCAGTCTGCAACAAAGCGAACCGGACTCGCTCAGCCTGAGACTGACTCTCGGCGAACCGGAAATCCGGGAAAAGCGCGCCTTCGCCCTGCAACAGAACATCACCACCCTGCGCAATCGAGTCAACGAACTGGGCGTGGCCGAGCCGATCATCCAACAGCAGGGCAACGACCGCATCGTGGTGCAACTGCCCGGTGTGCAGGACACCGCCCGCGCCAAGGAAATCCTCGGCGCCACCGCCACCCTGGAATTCCGGCTGGCGGACGAGGAAAACGACTGGGCTCAAGCCGCCGCCACCGGCCGCATCCCGCTCAACTCGCGGCTGTACAAGGATCGCGAGGGTCGCCCGGTGCTGCTGCAAAAACGGGTCATGCTGACCGGCGATTCCATCGTCGACGCCGCCTCCGGGCTGGATCAGCAAAGCGGCGGGGCGGCGGTGTTCGTCACTCTGGACGGCAAGGGTGCCAAGCGCTTCGAGGACGCTACCAAGGACAACATCGGCAAGCGCATGGGCGTGGTGTTCATCGAAAACAAAACCGAGACCAAGCAGGTGAACGGCGAGTTGAAGAAAACCGCCTACACGGTCGAGGAAGTCATCAACATCGCCACCATCCGCGATCGGCTGGGCCGACGCTTCCAGATCACCGGGCTGGACAGCACCCGCGAGGCCCGCGATCTGGCTCTGCTACTGCGAGCCGGCGCGCTGGCCAGCCCAATCGAAATCATTGAGGAGCGCACCGTTGGTCCCAGCGCCGGCAAGGAAAACATCGAGCAGGGCTTCCGCGCCGCCATGGTCTCGCTACTGGTGATCGCCGCGTTCATGATCGGGCGCTACCGCTGGTTCGGTGCCATCGCCACCGCCGCGCTAGCCGCCAACGTGGTGCTGATCGTGGCCGTGCTGTCCATGCTACAAGCCACGCTGACCCTGCCCGGCATCGCCGGCATCGTGCTGACCATGGGCATGGCGGTGGATGCCAACGTACTGATTTACGAACGTATCCGTGAGGAACTGCGCAACGGCAACAGCCCGCAGGCGGCGATTCACGCCGGCTTCGACCGGGCCTTCGACACCATCCTCGACTCCAACCTGACCACCCTGATCGCGGCGATCATGCTGTTCGGCTTCGGCACCGGCCCGATCAAGGGTTTCGCGGTCACCCTCAGCATCGGCATCCTGACGTCGATGTTCACTGCGGTGACTGGCTCGCGGGCGCTGGTCAACTTCATCTACGGCGGCCGCAAGCTGCAAAAACTGGCCGTCTGA
- the yajC gene encoding preprotein translocase subunit YajC, translating to MAQTGAPSGGELGLMNLLFPIILIGAFYFLLIRPQTKRAKEHKQMVDTIKKGDEIVSGGGVLGRVTDVGENFVQVEIAENVQIRIQKQSVSSLMPKGTYKGTL from the coding sequence ATGGCCCAAACCGGCGCTCCCTCCGGCGGCGAGCTGGGCCTGATGAACCTGCTGTTTCCCATTATTCTGATCGGCGCCTTCTACTTCCTGCTGATCCGTCCCCAGACCAAGCGTGCCAAAGAGCACAAGCAAATGGTGGATACGATCAAGAAAGGCGACGAAATCGTCTCCGGTGGCGGCGTGCTGGGTCGGGTCACCGATGTGGGCGAGAATTTCGTGCAGGTCGAAATCGCCGAAAACGTGCAGATCAGGATTCAAAAGCAATCCGTCAGCTCGCTGATGCCCAAGGGCACCTACAAAGGCACTCTGTAA
- a CDS encoding alpha-D-glucose phosphate-specific phosphoglucomutase: MSVETIASQPFQDQKPGTSGLRKKVKVFEKPHYLENFVQSIFDTQKGYQDAPLVVGGDGRYYNRQAIQKILRIAAANGCGRVLLGQGGIFSTPAVSHMIRKHGACGGIILSASHNPGGPDEDFGIKFNTPNGGPAAEKVTEAIYTATLHINRYHVLDTPDIDLDQIGTAFVGDMRVEIVDSVCDYADLMEQLFDFDRIRALFQSGFQMRFDAMHAVTGPYAREILEHRLGAPAGTVVNGVPLEDFGHGHPDPNLVYAKELADHLFGPDAPDFGAASDGDGDRNMVLGRHFFVTPSDSLAVILANADLAPGYRSRVTGVARSMPTSQAADRVAAKLGLNCYETPTGWKFFGNLLDAGKITLCGEESFGTGSDHVREKDGLWAVLFWLNILAERRQSVAEIVREHWRNYGRNYYTRHDYEAVDSTAANGLIDALRAACATLPGQPLGSYTVDYADDFRYLDSIDDSVSEKQGIRIGFKDGSRIVYRLSGTGTEGATLRIYIEAYEADPAKHDLDTQQALAELIGIADSLAGIRERTGRNEPTVIT, from the coding sequence ATGAGCGTCGAAACCATCGCCAGCCAACCGTTCCAGGATCAAAAACCCGGCACCTCGGGGCTACGCAAGAAAGTCAAGGTGTTCGAAAAACCGCACTACCTGGAAAATTTCGTGCAGAGCATTTTCGACACGCAGAAAGGCTACCAGGACGCGCCATTGGTGGTGGGTGGCGACGGCCGCTATTACAATCGGCAGGCAATTCAGAAAATCCTGCGCATCGCCGCCGCCAACGGCTGCGGGCGTGTCTTGCTGGGTCAGGGCGGCATTTTCTCCACTCCCGCGGTTTCCCACATGATCCGCAAGCACGGCGCCTGCGGCGGCATCATCCTTTCGGCCAGTCACAATCCCGGCGGACCGGACGAGGATTTCGGCATCAAGTTCAACACCCCGAACGGTGGACCGGCCGCGGAGAAAGTGACGGAGGCCATTTACACGGCCACCCTGCACATCAACCGCTACCATGTACTGGACACGCCGGACATCGACCTGGACCAGATCGGGACTGCCTTCGTCGGCGACATGCGGGTTGAAATCGTTGATTCGGTGTGCGATTACGCTGATCTGATGGAGCAATTGTTCGACTTCGACCGAATCCGCGCGCTGTTCCAATCCGGCTTCCAAATGCGCTTCGACGCCATGCACGCGGTGACCGGCCCCTACGCCCGCGAAATCCTGGAGCACCGCCTGGGCGCGCCGGCCGGCACGGTGGTCAACGGCGTACCGCTGGAAGACTTCGGCCACGGCCACCCCGATCCGAATCTGGTGTACGCCAAAGAGCTGGCCGATCACCTGTTCGGCCCGGACGCGCCCGACTTCGGCGCGGCCTCGGACGGGGACGGCGACCGCAACATGGTGCTGGGCCGGCATTTCTTCGTCACGCCCAGCGACAGCCTGGCGGTGATCCTGGCCAACGCCGATCTGGCGCCCGGCTATCGCTCCCGCGTGACCGGCGTGGCCCGCTCGATGCCGACCAGCCAGGCGGCCGACCGGGTCGCGGCCAAATTGGGGCTGAACTGTTACGAGACCCCGACCGGCTGGAAGTTCTTCGGCAACCTGCTGGACGCCGGCAAAATCACCTTGTGCGGCGAAGAAAGTTTCGGCACCGGCTCCGACCATGTGCGCGAGAAGGACGGGCTATGGGCAGTGCTGTTCTGGCTGAACATCCTGGCCGAGCGCCGGCAATCGGTGGCGGAGATCGTGCGCGAGCACTGGCGGAACTACGGACGTAATTATTACACCCGCCATGACTACGAAGCGGTCGACAGCACCGCCGCCAACGGCCTGATCGATGCGCTGCGCGCCGCCTGCGCGACCCTGCCGGGTCAGCCACTCGGTTCGTATACGGTGGATTACGCCGACGATTTCCGCTACCTCGACTCCATCGACGACAGCGTGAGCGAGAAACAGGGCATCCGCATCGGTTTCAAGGACGGCTCACGCATCGTCTATCGTCTGTCCGGCACCGGCACCGAGGGCGCGACTCTGCGGATCTACATCGAAGCTTACGAAGCCGACCCGGCCAAGCATGATCTCGACACTCAGCAGGCGCTGGCGGAGCTGATCGGCATCGCCGACAGCCTGGCCGGCATCCGCGAGCGCACCGGGCGCAACGAACCGACGGTGATTACCTAG
- a CDS encoding transglutaminase family protein — MKTTVPAFDQAIRSHDELIKRRDLAIWIGAEPTFTDRASEAPEWLHNALGSTKEARARQMLAQALGQTPGTAILRTLGRQYSKEDRPRWSLGLYRRRDGQAVWSGPPDPLLDSTPTALPTGQLEDFWEQLAQRLGAYGWPALLFAVETYPELRIAFRRDRLPLLANPERDPRLARPSPHGQAIPPRGPRDELAEQGTFLLGIGWPGPEQGLEAVAAPCVELPACPDGEMFQQLLTAVGAAANAAGLPGLILTGFPPPVDASVAWTTLTPDPAVVETNMAPAADVATFLDETRAWFAAAASVGLAPYRLHYNGQITDSGGGGQLTLGGVNPDRSPFLSHPRLLPALLAYFNRHPALSFYFAGDFVGSSSQAPRPDERTTDIFEEMALALALLKRQRNPTPELLWQSLSPFLADPAGNPHRAEINIEKLWNPYLPGRGQLGLVEFRAFRMPPTPERLATLAALLRAIAAMLAQTPDYPEPTRWGQELHDRFALPYYLRADLWEVLDELARAGLGLGQALIAELLDDSYHWLAEATFGGCRLTIRRGLEFWPLLGDALTQEHGHSRLVDASSARLEISLRADPDTEQQDLDLDLADWQLTVNGYRLPLRREDEMDGKTRVHGLRYRRFKPWTGLHPTLEAQGPIELLLSHSRQPGALRLTLHEWQPQGGGYDGLPRDLEEAACRRAARFVTERLETAPTAPPLEPPTTALTPYTLDLRRL; from the coding sequence ATGAAAACAACCGTTCCGGCTTTCGATCAGGCCATTCGTTCTCACGACGAGCTCATCAAACGCCGCGATCTGGCGATCTGGATCGGCGCCGAACCGACTTTCACCGATCGTGCTTCCGAAGCGCCGGAGTGGCTGCATAATGCCCTCGGCTCGACCAAGGAAGCGCGCGCCCGGCAAATGCTGGCTCAGGCCCTCGGGCAAACGCCGGGAACGGCGATCCTGCGAACCTTGGGCCGACAATACTCCAAGGAAGACCGGCCACGCTGGAGCCTGGGATTGTACCGACGGCGCGACGGCCAAGCCGTCTGGTCCGGCCCACCCGATCCCCTGCTGGACAGCACACCCACCGCCCTGCCCACCGGTCAGCTTGAGGACTTCTGGGAACAACTCGCCCAGCGGCTCGGCGCATACGGCTGGCCCGCGCTACTGTTCGCGGTCGAAACCTACCCTGAACTGCGCATCGCGTTCCGCCGCGACCGACTGCCGCTACTGGCCAATCCCGAGCGAGACCCGCGACTGGCCCGCCCCAGCCCGCACGGCCAAGCGATTCCACCGCGGGGACCGCGCGACGAGCTGGCGGAACAGGGCACGTTCCTGCTCGGCATCGGCTGGCCCGGCCCGGAACAAGGTCTGGAGGCGGTCGCCGCGCCCTGCGTGGAGTTGCCGGCCTGCCCCGATGGCGAAATGTTCCAACAACTGCTGACGGCGGTCGGCGCGGCGGCCAACGCCGCCGGGCTGCCGGGGCTGATCCTCACCGGCTTTCCCCCGCCGGTGGACGCCAGCGTGGCCTGGACCACACTGACGCCGGACCCCGCCGTGGTGGAAACCAACATGGCGCCAGCGGCCGATGTCGCCACTTTCCTGGACGAAACCCGAGCCTGGTTCGCCGCCGCCGCTTCCGTCGGCCTTGCGCCCTACCGGCTGCACTACAACGGCCAGATCACCGACTCCGGCGGCGGCGGCCAACTGACCCTGGGTGGCGTCAACCCAGACCGCAGTCCCTTTCTGAGCCACCCTCGGTTGCTGCCGGCGCTGCTTGCTTATTTCAACCGCCACCCGGCCTTGTCGTTCTACTTCGCCGGCGATTTTGTCGGTAGCTCCAGCCAAGCACCGCGCCCCGACGAACGGACCACCGATATTTTCGAGGAAATGGCGCTGGCGCTGGCGCTGCTCAAGCGCCAGCGCAACCCAACGCCGGAACTGCTCTGGCAAAGCCTGTCGCCCTTTCTGGCCGATCCGGCCGGTAACCCGCATCGCGCCGAAATCAACATCGAAAAGTTGTGGAACCCTTACCTGCCTGGCCGCGGCCAGTTGGGGCTGGTGGAATTTCGCGCCTTTCGCATGCCACCCACCCCGGAACGGCTGGCAACCCTGGCGGCGCTGCTACGGGCCATCGCCGCCATGCTGGCCCAGACACCGGATTATCCCGAACCAACCCGTTGGGGCCAGGAATTGCATGATCGCTTCGCCCTGCCCTACTACCTGCGCGCCGATCTATGGGAGGTGCTGGACGAACTGGCCCGCGCCGGTCTGGGGCTGGGCCAAGCGCTGATCGCGGAACTGCTGGACGACAGCTACCACTGGCTGGCCGAGGCGACGTTCGGCGGCTGCCGGCTCACCATCCGGCGCGGTCTGGAATTCTGGCCATTGCTGGGCGACGCGCTGACCCAGGAACATGGCCATTCCCGGTTGGTGGATGCCAGCAGCGCGCGGCTGGAAATCAGTCTGCGCGCCGATCCCGACACCGAGCAACAGGATCTGGATCTGGATCTGGCCGACTGGCAGTTGACGGTAAACGGCTACCGGCTGCCGCTACGCCGGGAAGACGAGATGGACGGAAAGACTCGAGTGCATGGGCTGCGCTACCGCCGCTTCAAACCCTGGACCGGCCTGCACCCCACTCTGGAAGCCCAGGGTCCGATCGAACTGCTATTGAGTCACTCCCGCCAACCGGGCGCGCTGCGGCTCACCCTGCACGAGTGGCAGCCACAGGGCGGCGGTTACGACGGCCTGCCCCGGGATCTGGAGGAAGCGGCATGCCGCCGGGCCGCACGCTTCGTGACGGAACGGCTCGAAACCGCTCCCACCGCGCCGCCGCTGGAACCGCCGACCACCGCCCTGACCCCCTACACGCTCGACCTGCGCCGCCTCTAG
- a CDS encoding ComF family protein: protein MTFAWPRALRHGLLPPICLLCGATGTADRDLCAGCDGDLPRNAWACPGCALPLAAGADGDCEYCRARSFSFDRAFVPFRYRPPVDFLILGLKFTHRLSHARLLGELFAAALAERNAPPPDCIIPVPLHPLRLRERGFNQALELARASARRFRVPLLADGLRRVRHTPPQTQLDASRRHDNPRGAFAANRLLSGRRVALMDDVVTTASTVAECSRILRASGVADIEIWAIGRAATDP, encoded by the coding sequence GTGACTTTCGCCTGGCCGCGCGCGCTGCGGCATGGACTCCTGCCGCCAATCTGCCTGCTGTGCGGGGCCACCGGCACGGCGGACCGCGATCTGTGCGCCGGCTGCGACGGCGACCTACCGCGCAACGCATGGGCCTGTCCGGGTTGCGCCCTGCCGCTGGCGGCCGGTGCCGATGGCGACTGCGAGTATTGCCGGGCGCGGTCGTTCAGCTTCGATCGTGCCTTCGTGCCTTTTCGCTATCGACCACCGGTGGATTTTTTAATTCTCGGGCTGAAATTCACGCATCGGCTGAGTCACGCCCGGCTGCTGGGCGAGCTGTTCGCGGCGGCGCTGGCCGAACGGAACGCGCCACCGCCCGATTGTATCATTCCGGTACCGCTGCATCCGCTACGCCTGCGGGAACGCGGGTTCAATCAGGCGCTGGAATTGGCGCGCGCCAGCGCCCGACGTTTCCGCGTGCCGCTGCTGGCCGACGGTCTGCGCCGCGTGCGCCACACCCCCCCGCAAACCCAACTGGACGCCAGCCGTCGCCACGACAACCCGCGGGGGGCATTCGCCGCCAACCGGCTTTTATCGGGACGGCGGGTGGCGCTGATGGACGACGTCGTCACCACGGCCAGTACCGTTGCCGAATGCTCCCGCATTCTACGGGCCAGTGGCGTGGCGGATATCGAAATCTGGGCCATCGGCCGCGCCGCCACCGATCCGTAA